TCTCAAATGTATAGCCTAATAGTGGTATATGTTCATGTACCTATTAAAACTAAGCTTTCAGTATGTTATACTTAATGCATTTTGTTGATCTTGCCCTCCCTCTGTGCAGGTGTGGGCTTTGCGACCCGACAGGTGGGGAATCGGACCAAGCCCAATTTGATAGTGAGCGTGGACGATCAAGGGATTGTATGCCTGAAGTCTCAGAGCACTTTCAAAACTACTGACATCAAGTTCAAGCTCAACGAGCCATTTGATGAGATTACCGCAGACGATAGGAAGACTAGGGTTAGTGTGATCTGAGGgcagaaaataaaatcacagCCCGAGTCCTTTCTGTGCTGGAGTTAACGGCTTTGTCTCTGTTGTGTGTCCTGCAGACCGTGTTCACTCTGGAGAGCGGCAAACTTATGCAGAAACAGAGCTGGGATGGCAAAGACACGAATATCGAGAGGGAGATCACAGATGGGAAATTGATAGCGGTAAGGAATCTTTCTCTTCTGGGAAACCAGGTAATTTGGTAGTAATTTATCACCTACTACCTTTAACTTATTTATgtaaccttttttaaatgacttaaatTAGTTTATGCAATGGTCTGTAAATGTACCTCATCCATGAGCATCCTCGCAccaatttctttttctttctttttttttaatcgcaAGCTCTTCTCTcgtttgatttgttttagttttaataaATAGGCTGACAATGCAAATGTACTATATTCATGACCACCACTCTTGGTTCCAAAGTCCACTTGAGATAATAAGAacgtttatttttttgtaaaaataaagaattaaaaggTCTATATACTACAGGAAATTATAGTATAACAGGGGGAGGGGGAAGCAatgcaataaaataattaaattaggaatttctttttttatattgactAGGAAGAGTGCAGTTAGGTTATAGCACAAGAGATTAAGCAAATATTACAAAAGATAAAGTTGCTAAACATTAAGAACGACAAACACTCTAATAGGAATATACTGTAAGACTATCTGTggaaatacacatattttagAGTTGGATAGCTGCAGCATAAATTCTTCCACAAACTTAAAACGAATGCAGGAATTAATCTCCACCTTCTTTACAACTGCGCCTCCTTTTGGACAATCGGACCGCacctgatctctctctctctcttttacagaAATGCATTATGGGAGACGTGATCGCAGTGAGGACGTACGTGAAGGAGGCGTAATGGGGTCCCATCAGACCTCTCGTTGGATGCATTGCTGCATGACCGGCTCAGTTCAATGAGCGTAATACCAAACTAAAGGCGTGCTCTGCTCTTCCTATTCTTTATCTTCACTGTTGCCAAAAAAAGAATTGTGCCACTGTTCTCCAACATGACTCATTTGGTTTCATTTGGAATTGTTGTGATTTCaataaaaatgactgaaattgTCAAAATTGCGTCTCCATGAGTTGATTCACTGTTAATTGATGATGGTTGTCGGTAAGTCAGTTTCTCTTCTGTTTATTTGAACGGTGTAACGTCCAAATTCAATTATGACGTTCTTGAAAGCGTTCCAATCATTAAAGCATGCTGAGGAATGCTGTGCAAAAAGTGCTCTAATGGGAACATGCCACCTAATCTGAAAAGCTGATTTCCTGACTTTGAAGACTGTATTCCCATGCTCAGTGGATATTTCTGTAACTACTACAGATGCCATCACTTTTTCCAGCTGCTCTGGCTTGTACAATAATTTCATGTTTCCTTATTTTGGTCAGAGGACCAAAGCAAAACAACCCGAAACCTATTCCATATTTAAAGGTCACAAAGTTAATGTCTGCCGTCCTCATGTGTGATGGCAGGGACTCCTTGAGGAATGTGAACTCTTTTTAGAAGTATTGAGCGCATCATGCAGAGGGGTCAGTGAGGAAATGTATCCCCTCTTCCGTTTTTGTAGGTCGAACATTTCCCTTTGCACTACTGGCAGCTGTGCGTACATGGAGAAAGCATTATGGGTCGTCCCCAAAGACGTCCCCACCCTTTGGCCACTTGTCAAGTTTGTGTGTAGGGAGGATTGTTCCAGAGCCGTCGGACACTTTCCCATGACAGGAAAAGGGAGACGATAGCACTGATTGGACCTAATGGCTAAAACGGCTGAAACAGGTGGAATTGTGGTCCAACATTCTCGTTCCCGTCAGCGTGGACAATGGGGAGGACGCACAGTGTTTGAACTTTTGGAAAAATGCCCAGTGAATGAGAATATCCCAGTGGACAGCTAGCTGAGGTCAACAGTGCAACGTTGTATTACTGTGTCATTGGCCATGTTTTAATGCCTCAAAGATATTTCACTTCTACAGCTTAAGAGCCATTTAACTCCATTTCTGAAGTAACACTCTGCAAAGGAGGTGCAATTTCCTTTAACACTTAACTCGGCTCCCTAGTGGCCCCAACAGCCCCAGGTTTCACTGTCGATTGCCTTTTTTGCACTTTGATCTCAAATCTATTTGGGAAATTACAGTACAATATCTTATGTAATCTTGTGGCCGTGACTTGTAGAGAGGCACCAAGAACAAACAAACGGACATGCACAACATCCAGCCCATGTTGTGTTCTAGTAAAGGAGTATCCGTTAGTTTTCGGGTCTTCAAAAATATAGTAAAGCTGCAAATCTAATGTTTAATGTGCTGTGTGCACTTTACTTGAGAACTTAGAGGTAACTAAGACCCCCATGCACGCACGGTAATCTGAACAACCTCAACAAACATCCGAAAATGAGAATCTGTTTTGACCTTGTTGGACATAGGGGAATGTGATCTGTGGTGAAGgacataaaaaggaaaaagaaacgACAATCCTTCGTGTTTACAGGATCATGAATCATCCTGCAGACACTTGAACGAGACTCCAGATGCTTCCTTCTTCCCAGTGATACGGTTGGTGGGTGTAGttcagtagaaagaaaatagatcCTACTTGAAACTattcacaacaaggtctgtggattatcttgagtaatcaggtcatgatttctggaaagagacatagatgttgagtttttcaaatgtatttttattttttgccattttaagCACCACAAGCCAAGTGccatattgttttattgtattcacgagaaggcagacatctctagcAACGATTTCTCCAACACTGGACAACATCAAAACACTCTAGATCGATAAATAGCACTTCAggtaaaatgtgtatttttgattttgggtaAACTGTGCCTTTAGTACATACCTGTATAGCtacaatgatttaaaaaaacatgacgAGTATCACTGTTTACTTGTTACCTTGCTGTTTCTTATGCTGTGAATGCTCTGAAATCCATGACTGAATGATGTTCAAACTCATGTGAAGACCTCCTGCTTTATATAATCTTGTTTGTGCGCATTCTATTCAAAATGCTGGGTTGTCATCGCATTATAAAAGTACTCTAAAAGCATGATCATTTTCTCACAGCCGGAGAGAAAAGATCACATCTGCTCCGGATTGACTTACAGGTGCAGTGCTTGTGATCCGCAGGCATCCCCGTCACTTTGTTTGGATAACTGCGGGGAATGAAGCAGATCTCCACCTCCGTGTTTTAACTCAGACATCTTGATTTGATGCTTCATGGTGTTTCTTAATTAATGGACACTGGAGATGGAGACTTATAGACACGTGTACGAAATATCAGTCACATTCTGCAGTAGCTCTCAgtttttcaatttcaataaGTAGCTGGAcggcattaaaaaacaaacaaccacaGGCAATAAAAGTCAGCATGACTCACTCCGAACACGTGAACTAATACTCGCCTAGCCTAAGGCCAAACAGGATAGAAAGGGGGGTAttccacaggagaggaaagGTCCCTATCTTCCTCCGCTGACCTAAGTTGACAGAGGCAAACCTCACATCAGCAGAGTGGTTGCAGAGTGCAAATTAGGAAACTGTTCAGGAAGGAGCATGATAGTAAAAAGCCTGCTGAGAGTTAACTGGCAGCAGGAAAACAAAGGGAGCACAGGATAAACCTCCGCAGTTAGGACATTTCTTGTAAAGTCATGTACAAGAAAATACAGGCATATAAATCATTTTGCATATACACTCCTCAAACAATGTAAACTGCAGAGTTCCCCCTGTTTGTTTGCACACatttgagtgtgtgcgtgtgtgtttgtgtgtgtgcgtgcgtgtgcgtgcgtgtgcgtgcgtgtatctTCTCATGCCTGATAGACAAAGGTATCTTGTTGACCCTGGGGTTGTTTTGTGTTAAGAAACTTTAGAAGAATTAACTCACATCCTTTGCAAAACATCTGGAAAGCTCCACTTGAGCCTCAGCGTTGACACCCTTCCTCTACTTGTACTTTGCTTATGCTTAACtctgtcaaacacaaacaactttcATGTTTAAGTGGATCAACAGAGGTAGAGATACATGATGTATGAGCTTTCATTCTCATGCAACATACGACATGGGACTTcattttcctttcctttatGTTGCAGTAccaaaatacataaacaatgtGCTTAAGTAATACAATCTGTCATTTCAGTCAAGCTattcactttttacattttttaatttgccaTGGCTCGAGGAGGATAGCCAGACACTCGCTGAATGCGGATCATTCGGCCATTCTCTTATTCAGGGATGCTGGGCTCGGGCACAATGAGTGAGAATGATGTGTAGACAACGGTGTCTGGGGCTGTACATGTTCAGTCCCAACAATCTAATCTGTAAAGCAGAGCACAACATTTGGGATTTTTTAACCAACGAtcagaaaatataaacaataaagaaagataGGAACAAACTCAGGGAAAACATGTTTCCAGCTGAGGAAATAAGGTGAAGTAGATACTGTAGACAAATAGTCGTGATGTTTGACTTATGGAGGTGCAGGTAGGAAGATGTGgagtttttaaattaaatgggAAACCtgttagaattttttttttttagggctgtcgaattagcgcgttaatttcgattaattaatcacagaaaaaataacgcgacaaaaaaattaacgcagattaatcgcgctcttagatgccccttgactctttacgacgcagcgcggccacagcagcctcgtcaacatgatgaagcggatgagaaaacgttacttagCCCACAGACGCagcatgagtcggtctacctgagacacattaacaactccatcacaaaatgtattgcaatggactgcaggtggtagaggacagggggcttaacggaggctttacagatggcgtcagatgacacaacttttaaagtgattgtttat
This region of Cottoperca gobio chromosome 11, fCotGob3.1, whole genome shotgun sequence genomic DNA includes:
- the fabp4a gene encoding fatty acid binding protein 4a; amino-acid sequence: MVEQFIGTWKMISSENFDEYMKAIGVGFATRQVGNRTKPNLIVSVDDQGIVCLKSQSTFKTTDIKFKLNEPFDEITADDRKTRTVFTLESGKLMQKQSWDGKDTNIEREITDGKLIAKCIMGDVIAVRTYVKEA